The following coding sequences lie in one Alloacidobacterium dinghuense genomic window:
- a CDS encoding IS481 family transposase, which translates to MDVREQRVRFVVAALRRERSLSSLCREFGISRPTGRLWVERYRAGGVEAIAERSRRPLHSPQQTAPEVEGRVIELRLRYPDWGARKLQVLLEQCGTRLPASTIHRILLRHQLVRPEDRHRPAPRRFERAAPNELWQMDFKGPKSWHQPIGPLSILDDHSRYVIALEAVGSTQAEPVRVRLEHAFQECGLPEAMLMDHGVPWWSWAGPQAATTGLALWLIKQGIRLCWSGIGHPQTQGKVERFHGALERALTRRGLRGHAPQQWLDRYRWEHNHLRPHEALGMQTPASRWRPSERRYDPNPPRWQYPEGAWVLKVDCQGKLEIADTKWRIGRALAGEWVQILPVEQRLQVYYCNTLIRELDPAIQRSTIVERWIPAQNPRP; encoded by the coding sequence ATGGACGTGCGGGAACAGCGGGTGCGGTTTGTGGTGGCGGCGTTGCGCCGTGAGCGGAGCTTGAGCAGCTTATGCCGGGAGTTTGGCATCTCGCGTCCAACTGGGCGGCTGTGGGTCGAGCGCTATCGGGCTGGCGGGGTGGAAGCCATCGCGGAACGCAGCCGACGCCCCCTGCACAGTCCACAGCAGACCGCGCCGGAGGTGGAAGGGCGTGTGATCGAGCTACGCCTCCGCTATCCCGACTGGGGTGCGCGCAAACTGCAGGTATTGCTCGAGCAATGCGGGACACGTTTGCCCGCAAGCACCATCCATCGCATTCTGCTGCGCCATCAACTGGTGCGCCCCGAGGACCGGCATCGCCCCGCGCCCAGGCGCTTCGAGCGGGCCGCGCCCAACGAGCTGTGGCAGATGGATTTCAAGGGTCCCAAGTCGTGGCACCAGCCGATCGGACCGCTTTCCATCCTGGATGATCACAGCCGTTATGTGATCGCGCTGGAGGCGGTGGGCAGCACCCAGGCCGAGCCGGTCCGTGTGCGGCTGGAGCATGCCTTTCAAGAGTGCGGTCTGCCCGAGGCCATGCTGATGGATCACGGCGTGCCCTGGTGGAGTTGGGCCGGACCACAGGCGGCGACGACAGGACTGGCGCTGTGGCTGATCAAACAGGGCATACGCCTCTGCTGGAGCGGCATCGGGCATCCGCAGACGCAAGGCAAGGTGGAGCGCTTTCACGGCGCGCTGGAACGCGCGCTCACCCGGCGTGGACTGCGTGGCCACGCGCCCCAGCAGTGGCTGGACCGCTATCGCTGGGAGCACAACCATCTGCGTCCGCACGAAGCCCTGGGCATGCAGACTCCAGCCAGCCGCTGGCGCCCCAGTGAGCGGCGCTACGATCCCAACCCGCCGCGCTGGCAGTACCCCGAGGGAGCCTGGGTACTGAAGGTCGACTGTCAAGGCAAGCTGGAGATCGCCGATACCAAGTGGCGCATCGGTCGCGCTCTGGCCGGTGAATGGGTGCAGATCCTCCCTGTCGAACAGCGGCTCCAGGTCTATTACTGCAACACCCTGATCCGGGAACTCGATCCCGCCATCCAACGCTCGACGATCGTCGAGCGTTGGATACCAGCTCAAAACCCTCGACCCTAA